Proteins encoded by one window of Erwinia pyrifoliae DSM 12163:
- a CDS encoding YpfN family protein, with the protein MAWLKEYWWVLVILLMVGILMNVYKDLKRIDPKKYMENKPDLPPHRDFNDKWDDEDDWPKKP; encoded by the coding sequence ATGGCATGGTTAAAAGAGTACTGGTGGGTTCTGGTGATCCTGCTGATGGTCGGCATTCTGATGAACGTTTATAAAGATCTGAAACGCATCGATCCGAAAAAGTACATGGAAAACAAGCCTGATCTGCCGCCGCATCGTGATTTTAATGATAAATGGGATGACGAAGACGACTGGCCTAAGAAGCCATAA
- the dapE gene encoding succinyl-diaminopimelate desuccinylase, translating into MHCPVIELTHQLIRRPSLSPDDAGCQEILIARLQALGFTIEPMNFSDTLNFWAWRGEGETLAFAGHTDVVPTGDVKHWQTPPFEPAIREGMLFGRGAADMKGSLAAMVVAAERFVASNPHHKGRLAFLITSDEEASGTNGTVKVVEALMARHERLDYCLVGEPSSTEVVGDVVKNGRRGSITANLTVHGVQGHVAYPHLADNPVHRVIPALNELVATEWDKGNEFFPPTSMQIANVQAGTGSNNVIPGDCFVQFNFRFSTELTDVIIQQQVKELLDRHQLRYSIEWKLSGQPFLTPRGKLVDAVVNAVEHYNEIKPQLLTNGGTSDGRFIARTGAQVVELGPVNATIHKINECVKAADLQLLSRMYQRIMEQLIA; encoded by the coding sequence ATGCATTGTCCGGTCATTGAGCTAACGCATCAGCTTATTCGTCGCCCTTCCCTCAGCCCCGATGATGCCGGTTGCCAGGAGATCCTTATCGCTCGCCTGCAGGCGCTGGGCTTCACCATTGAGCCAATGAATTTCAGCGATACGCTCAATTTTTGGGCGTGGCGTGGTGAAGGTGAAACTCTGGCCTTTGCCGGCCATACCGACGTCGTCCCCACCGGCGATGTAAAGCACTGGCAAACCCCCCCGTTTGAACCGGCTATCCGCGAAGGTATGCTGTTTGGCCGTGGTGCGGCCGATATGAAAGGTTCGCTGGCAGCGATGGTCGTGGCTGCTGAACGTTTTGTTGCCAGCAATCCGCACCACAAGGGGCGGCTGGCGTTTCTAATAACCTCTGATGAAGAAGCCAGCGGCACCAACGGGACGGTCAAAGTCGTCGAGGCGCTGATGGCGCGACATGAACGCCTGGATTACTGCCTGGTGGGCGAACCCTCCAGCACTGAAGTGGTGGGTGATGTGGTGAAAAATGGCCGCCGTGGTTCCATCACCGCCAATCTGACCGTTCACGGGGTTCAGGGCCATGTGGCCTATCCACACCTTGCCGACAACCCGGTGCATCGTGTCATCCCTGCCCTGAATGAACTGGTGGCAACCGAGTGGGACAAAGGCAACGAATTTTTCCCGCCCACCAGTATGCAGATAGCCAACGTGCAGGCCGGAACCGGCAGCAACAACGTGATCCCCGGTGACTGCTTCGTTCAGTTCAATTTCCGTTTCAGCACCGAACTGACTGATGTCATTATCCAGCAGCAGGTGAAGGAACTGCTCGACCGCCATCAGTTGCGCTATAGCATTGAGTGGAAACTCTCCGGCCAGCCGTTCCTTACCCCGCGCGGCAAGCTGGTCGATGCGGTGGTCAACGCGGTTGAGCACTATAATGAAATCAAACCCCAGCTGCTTACTAACGGCGGTACTTCCGATGGGCGCTTTATTGCACGTACGGGAGCGCAGGTGGTTGAACTGGGTCCGGTAAACGCCACCATTCATAAAATCAATGAATGCGTAAAGGCCGCCGATCTGCAGCTGCTTAGCCGCATGTATCAACGGATCATGGAACAGCTGATCGCTTAA
- a CDS encoding ArsC family reductase, which translates to MTNHIEPKFTLYGIKNCDTIKKARRYLETSGVDYQFHDYRVNGLDAELLQGFIDNLGWEALLNTRGTTWRKLDESERKAVNTPAGALALMLAQPAIIKRPLLCAPDGSMLLGFNETTYQSFIMEKS; encoded by the coding sequence ATGACAAACCACATAGAACCCAAATTCACCCTCTATGGCATAAAAAACTGCGATACGATAAAGAAGGCGCGCAGGTATCTTGAAACCAGCGGCGTGGATTACCAATTCCATGACTATCGCGTTAACGGGCTGGACGCAGAATTACTGCAAGGCTTTATCGATAACCTGGGCTGGGAAGCGTTGCTTAATACGCGTGGAACCACCTGGCGTAAACTGGATGAGTCAGAACGTAAAGCGGTGAATACCCCCGCCGGCGCGCTGGCATTAATGCTGGCGCAGCCCGCAATCATTAAACGCCCGTTGCTCTGCGCCCCGGACGGCTCTATGCTGTTGGGCTTCAATGAAACCACTTACCAATCGTTTATCATGGAGAAATCATAA
- a CDS encoding colicin-like pore-forming protein: protein MATLAYYRDGIPYGTDGHVIITITGDPVGAGSLIGSNTARPVYVGWPGMGSQMSHGTGPVAHYDSNKLGHHSLTSIREGQAQINQLMTKARSAYHQNGEQIVRESTDLLDSLRKSGLIHHAELNTAVAALEEALKALQANMALKNNAEQDVSAKTQATTTAFEQFIARDDVKMHNFKDARPFVFDFVLSISPIYHHIIELWNRFYLPKLQQEMEEKNNLVTYLDRVKIICDDVINKTKHLNNEKIRIEKKEQVIKELEEHKNRPTPIADAKNPLTDVAIKPLMPEPVVIKPVIVEPVVIEPPLTPFITIIPDLALQKPAALIPFVPIKTTPLRPPPVHPLIPFKPLAEEDKDNDETISAVKFTADFYKELTEKWGGKSAEIAQELAWDVKGKQIRNADEALDSFEKYKDVLSKKFSLKDREAISKALESLTQAEIAKNFVRFSKGLGLVSSGIDVYETAMEFKKAIDSHNWRPFYVKLETLLAGKGASALTAFAYSLILATPIGILGFAFIMTLVGVFVDEKFVEKINRALGI from the coding sequence ATGGCTACTCTGGCTTATTACCGGGACGGCATCCCTTACGGCACCGATGGGCATGTTATCATCACCATCACCGGCGACCCTGTAGGTGCTGGTTCTCTTATCGGCAGCAACACTGCACGTCCGGTTTATGTTGGCTGGCCAGGCATGGGTAGCCAAATGTCGCACGGAACCGGACCCGTCGCTCACTACGATTCGAACAAACTCGGCCATCACAGCCTGACATCCATTCGGGAAGGGCAAGCGCAAATAAACCAATTGATGACCAAAGCGAGAAGTGCTTATCATCAAAATGGCGAACAGATCGTACGAGAATCAACAGACTTACTGGATTCATTAAGAAAATCAGGACTTATTCATCACGCAGAACTCAACACAGCAGTAGCAGCACTGGAAGAAGCCTTAAAGGCGTTGCAGGCTAACATGGCGTTAAAAAATAATGCGGAGCAGGACGTAAGCGCCAAAACCCAGGCAACGACAACGGCTTTTGAGCAATTTATTGCGCGTGACGATGTTAAAATGCATAACTTCAAAGATGCACGTCCGTTTGTATTTGATTTCGTATTAAGCATCAGCCCGATCTATCACCATATTATAGAACTTTGGAATAGGTTTTACCTGCCCAAACTACAGCAAGAAATGGAAGAAAAAAATAATCTTGTTACTTATTTAGATCGGGTGAAAATAATTTGTGATGATGTTATCAACAAGACAAAACATCTTAATAACGAAAAAATACGTATTGAAAAAAAAGAACAGGTCATAAAAGAACTTGAAGAACATAAAAACAGACCAACCCCGATAGCTGATGCGAAAAATCCGCTTACCGATGTGGCGATCAAACCACTGATGCCGGAACCGGTTGTCATTAAGCCCGTTATTGTTGAGCCGGTAGTTATAGAGCCACCTTTAACCCCCTTTATCACCATCATTCCAGACCTGGCCCTGCAAAAACCGGCAGCCCTGATACCCTTTGTGCCGATAAAAACCACCCCACTTCGCCCACCGCCCGTCCATCCACTTATACCTTTCAAACCGCTTGCCGAAGAAGACAAAGATAACGACGAAACTATCAGTGCCGTTAAATTCACCGCAGACTTTTATAAGGAGTTAACCGAAAAATGGGGGGGAAAGTCAGCAGAAATCGCGCAAGAACTGGCATGGGATGTCAAAGGAAAGCAGATACGCAACGCCGATGAAGCACTGGATTCCTTCGAAAAATACAAGGATGTTCTGAGCAAAAAATTCAGTCTTAAAGATCGAGAAGCCATCAGCAAAGCGCTTGAATCACTTACCCAAGCTGAAATAGCAAAAAACTTTGTCAGATTCAGTAAGGGGTTGGGTTTAGTCAGTTCCGGGATTGATGTTTATGAAACGGCTATGGAATTTAAGAAAGCGATTGATAGCCACAACTGGAGGCCGTTTTATGTCAAGCTGGAAACCCTGTTAGCCGGTAAAGGAGCAAGCGCTCTGACGGCTTTTGCATACAGTCTTATTCTTGCAACGCCGATTGGAATTTTGGGTTTTGCTTTCATAATGACGTTGGTTGGCGTTTTCGTTGACGAAAAGTTTGTAGAGAAAATAAACAGGGCATTAGGTATTTAA
- the ypfM gene encoding protein YpfM, protein MIDLELGNWKDFIEEMLRK, encoded by the coding sequence ATGATTGATTTAGAACTGGGGAACTGGAAAGACTTTATTGAAGAGATGTTACGTAAGTAG
- the acrD gene encoding multidrug efflux RND transporter permease AcrD, producing MANFFIDRPIFAWVLAILLCLTGGLAIVSLPIEQYPDLAPPNVRITANYPGASAETLENTVTQVIEQNMTGLDNLMYMSSQSSHTGQATVTLTFEAGTNPDEARQQVQNQLQTALRKLPQDVQAQGVNVNKTGDTNILMVAFVSTDGSMDKQDIADYVASHLQDPLSRINGVGQVDAYGSQYAMRIWLGPNKLINYALTTTEVVDAIKSQNSQVAVGQLGGLPSVDRQALNATINSQSLLQTPEQFRAITLRVNADGSVVTLGQVARIELGAEKYDYLSRYNGMAASGLGIKLASGANELQTDTLVRARLDELSRFFPHGLKAEIAFETSPFVKASIEDVVKTLLEAVLLVFLVMYLFLQNFRATLIPTIAVPVVLFGTFGVLYAFGYSINTLTMFAMVLAIGLLVDDAIVVVENVERIMTEEGLSPRDATRKSMGQIQGALVGIALVLSAVFVPMAFFGGTTGAIYRQFSVTIVSAMVLSVLVAMILTPALCCTLLKPLAMGHHHGQRGFFGWFNRTFNHNAERYKRGVGRMLVKGGRWLVVYLALIAVMALLFMRLPTSFLPLEDRGLFTTQVQLPPGSTLQQTMTVVEKVEHYYLTHEQDNVQSVFATVGAGPGGNGQNVARLFVRLKDWQNRLGSDNTSFAIIDRATKAFSRINEAKVVASSPSAITGLGNSAGFDMELQDNAGLGHRALMNARNTLLEMAQKNPSLTRVRHNGLDDSPQLRIDIDQRKAQTLGVSLHDINATLQTGWGSTYVNDFLDRGRVKKVYVQADAPFRMLPDDISKWYVRNASGGMVPFTAFARSHWENGSPRLERYNGYPALEIVGESAAGVSNGAAMDMMEKLVSQLPNGIGLQWTGASLQERMTGAQAPALYALSLLVVFLCLAALYESWSIPFSVMLVVPLGVLGALIATWLRGLENDVYFQVGLLTVVGLSAKNAILIVEFANEINSRGSELMAATLEASRQRLRPILMTSLAFIFGVLPMAISQGAGSSSQHAVGTGVLGGMISATVLAIFFVPLFFVLVRRRFPLKDKPQ from the coding sequence ATGGCGAATTTTTTTATCGACCGCCCCATTTTTGCCTGGGTATTGGCGATTCTGTTGTGCTTAACCGGAGGGCTGGCAATCGTCTCTCTGCCGATAGAACAATATCCCGATCTGGCCCCCCCTAACGTTCGTATCACCGCTAACTATCCCGGTGCCTCGGCTGAAACGCTGGAAAACACCGTGACCCAGGTTATTGAGCAGAACATGACCGGCCTTGACAACCTGATGTATATGTCGTCACAAAGTAGTCATACCGGGCAGGCCACCGTTACCTTGACCTTCGAGGCCGGTACCAATCCGGATGAAGCTCGCCAGCAGGTACAAAATCAGCTGCAAACCGCCTTGCGCAAATTACCCCAGGATGTGCAGGCACAAGGCGTCAATGTGAATAAAACCGGCGACACCAATATATTAATGGTGGCTTTCGTGTCGACCGACGGCAGTATGGATAAGCAGGATATTGCCGACTACGTGGCCAGCCATCTTCAGGATCCCCTCAGCCGCATCAATGGCGTGGGTCAGGTGGATGCCTATGGCTCACAGTATGCCATGCGCATCTGGCTGGGTCCGAACAAGCTTATTAACTATGCGCTGACCACCACGGAGGTGGTCGACGCCATTAAATCGCAAAACAGCCAGGTGGCGGTGGGGCAATTAGGCGGTCTGCCATCGGTAGATCGCCAGGCGCTGAATGCCACGATTAACTCACAGTCGTTACTGCAAACTCCGGAGCAATTTCGTGCGATAACCCTGCGCGTGAATGCCGATGGATCGGTGGTGACGCTGGGGCAAGTCGCCCGCATTGAGCTTGGCGCAGAAAAGTATGATTACCTCAGCCGCTACAACGGCATGGCCGCCTCCGGCTTGGGTATCAAACTGGCATCAGGTGCTAATGAGCTGCAAACCGATACTTTAGTACGCGCGCGTCTTGACGAGCTGTCACGCTTTTTCCCTCACGGCCTGAAAGCCGAGATCGCTTTTGAGACCTCGCCTTTTGTGAAGGCATCCATTGAAGATGTGGTGAAAACCCTGCTTGAAGCCGTGCTGCTGGTTTTCTTGGTGATGTACCTGTTTTTGCAAAATTTCCGCGCCACGCTGATCCCCACGATTGCCGTACCGGTGGTGCTGTTCGGCACCTTCGGCGTGCTTTATGCCTTTGGCTACAGCATCAATACGCTGACCATGTTCGCCATGGTACTGGCAATAGGACTGCTGGTAGATGATGCCATCGTGGTGGTTGAAAACGTCGAACGAATTATGACTGAAGAAGGTCTCTCCCCGCGTGACGCCACGCGTAAGTCGATGGGTCAGATTCAGGGGGCGCTGGTCGGTATCGCGCTGGTACTGTCGGCAGTATTCGTGCCAATGGCTTTCTTTGGCGGTACTACCGGTGCCATTTATCGCCAGTTTTCCGTCACCATTGTCTCCGCCATGGTGCTGTCAGTACTGGTGGCGATGATCCTCACCCCTGCCCTGTGCTGCACCCTGTTAAAACCGTTGGCCATGGGACATCACCACGGACAACGCGGCTTTTTTGGCTGGTTCAACCGCACCTTTAACCACAACGCCGAACGCTATAAGCGCGGCGTAGGGAGAATGCTCGTCAAAGGTGGACGCTGGCTGGTGGTGTATCTGGCACTTATCGCCGTCATGGCATTGCTGTTTATGCGCCTGCCCACCTCGTTTCTGCCGCTGGAAGATCGCGGTCTCTTTACCACCCAGGTTCAATTGCCACCTGGCTCAACGCTGCAACAAACCATGACGGTAGTGGAAAAAGTCGAACACTACTATCTGACCCATGAACAAGATAACGTGCAGTCGGTATTTGCCACCGTGGGTGCGGGGCCGGGGGGAAATGGTCAAAACGTGGCACGCCTTTTTGTGCGCCTGAAAGACTGGCAGAATCGCCTCGGCAGTGATAACACCTCCTTTGCGATTATCGACCGCGCCACCAAAGCATTTAGCCGAATTAACGAAGCAAAAGTGGTTGCCAGCAGCCCGTCGGCCATCACCGGACTGGGTAACTCGGCCGGGTTTGATATGGAATTGCAGGACAACGCCGGACTGGGGCATCGCGCATTGATGAATGCGCGCAATACACTGCTGGAAATGGCTCAGAAAAACCCCTCGCTGACGCGTGTGCGTCATAACGGGCTTGATGACAGCCCGCAGCTGCGTATTGATATCGACCAACGTAAAGCGCAGACGCTGGGCGTATCCCTCCATGATATCAACGCCACGCTGCAAACCGGCTGGGGATCGACCTACGTTAATGATTTCCTTGACCGTGGGCGGGTGAAAAAAGTCTATGTGCAGGCCGATGCGCCATTCCGCATGCTGCCTGACGATATCAGCAAGTGGTACGTCCGCAATGCCAGCGGAGGGATGGTTCCGTTTACCGCTTTCGCTCGTTCGCATTGGGAAAATGGCTCACCGCGTCTTGAGCGCTATAACGGCTATCCGGCGCTGGAGATTGTTGGCGAGTCGGCAGCGGGCGTCAGCAATGGTGCAGCCATGGATATGATGGAAAAACTGGTCAGTCAGTTGCCAAACGGCATCGGTTTGCAGTGGACCGGGGCATCGTTGCAGGAACGGATGACCGGCGCGCAGGCTCCGGCGCTGTATGCGCTTTCACTGCTGGTGGTATTCCTGTGTCTGGCAGCACTCTATGAGAGCTGGTCAATCCCCTTCTCGGTGATGCTGGTGGTGCCGTTAGGCGTGCTGGGCGCTCTGATTGCCACCTGGCTGCGCGGGCTGGAAAACGACGTCTATTTCCAGGTTGGTCTGCTGACGGTAGTCGGACTGTCGGCGAAAAACGCCATTCTGATCGTTGAGTTCGCCAATGAGATCAATAGCCGTGGCAGCGAACTGATGGCGGCGACGCTGGAGGCTTCGCGTCAACGTCTGCGCCCGATTTTGATGACTTCGCTGGCATTTATCTTTGGCGTGCTGCCGATGGCCATCAGTCAGGGGGCAGGTTCCAGCAGCCAGCATGCGGTAGGTACCGGCGTATTAGGTGGAATGATCTCCGCCACGGTGCTGGCCATCTTCTTTGTTCCCCTGTTCTTTGTGCTGGTAAGGCGGCGCTTCCCGCTAAAAGATAAGCCGCAATGA
- a CDS encoding response regulator — protein MEAQKYRVLIVDDHPLLRRGLHHLLAMEPRFDLIAEAGDGEEALFKARQLHPHLILLDLKMQGMSGLETLNALHASGIASRVVVLTVSALRRDFTALQEAGAEGYLLKDSDPEELLAQIIKVAEGGVAWSHRLQAPGALESWKCDPLALLTVREQEVLKEVASGLTNKQVAENLAISEQTVKVHIRNVLRKLNVRTRVAATVLWLEFCR, from the coding sequence ATGGAAGCACAAAAATACAGAGTGTTAATTGTGGACGATCATCCACTGTTGCGCCGTGGTCTGCATCATCTGCTGGCGATGGAGCCGCGTTTTGACCTCATCGCCGAAGCAGGTGATGGCGAAGAAGCCCTGTTCAAGGCCCGGCAACTGCACCCACATCTGATCCTGCTTGACCTGAAAATGCAGGGAATGTCCGGACTTGAAACCTTGAATGCGCTCCATGCAAGCGGCATTGCATCCCGGGTTGTCGTGCTGACCGTTTCGGCTCTACGCCGGGACTTCACGGCGCTGCAGGAAGCCGGAGCAGAAGGATACTTGCTCAAAGACAGCGACCCCGAAGAGCTTTTGGCGCAAATTATTAAGGTGGCTGAAGGTGGAGTGGCCTGGAGCCACCGTCTGCAGGCTCCGGGCGCTCTGGAAAGCTGGAAATGCGACCCGCTTGCCCTCCTCACCGTGCGTGAGCAAGAAGTGCTGAAGGAAGTGGCCAGCGGTTTGACAAATAAGCAGGTCGCAGAGAATCTGGCGATCTCGGAACAAACGGTAAAAGTGCATATACGTAACGTGCTGCGTAAACTCAATGTCAGAACGCGCGTGGCGGCAACCGTACTTTGGCTGGAATTCTGTCGTTAA
- a CDS encoding histidine kinase, translated as MKHANVRQANRRLRLLIACSELLSHSTQGQRAFQQTLALVVSHEKLAWLELSAPEFGVLSAGKKAGQTRWHSLSLRHPSRPPGGKLRWQGARPLRPIIKSLAAMLANALERWRNQQQIHGLLIQQERATIAAELHDSLAQELTFQRIQLVRLRRAIEPDDTTALDIVAGMEQSLTGASRQLRELLNNFRLTVAPASLAHALEQAVAPLHQQSSAHITLACQFSGQLAAQQQIHVVHIVREALVNAVRHASATEISVGSRPLPQGGIAITIKDNGVGIASLEEPDGHHGLNIMNERAARLNGTLLIERHAKGGTSVSLHFTPMTEIF; from the coding sequence ATGAAACATGCCAATGTCAGGCAGGCTAACCGCCGTCTCCGGCTGCTTATTGCCTGTTCTGAACTGCTCAGCCACAGCACTCAAGGCCAGCGGGCCTTTCAGCAAACCCTGGCGCTGGTAGTCAGCCACGAAAAACTCGCCTGGCTTGAGCTATCTGCCCCGGAATTTGGCGTACTCAGTGCTGGCAAAAAAGCCGGCCAAACGCGCTGGCACAGTCTGTCATTGCGCCACCCATCGCGACCACCCGGTGGCAAACTGCGCTGGCAGGGCGCGCGCCCACTGCGACCGATCATAAAAAGCCTCGCCGCAATGCTGGCCAACGCGCTGGAGCGCTGGCGCAATCAGCAGCAAATACATGGCCTGTTGATACAGCAGGAACGGGCAACCATTGCCGCTGAACTGCATGATTCTCTGGCGCAGGAACTGACCTTTCAGCGCATCCAACTGGTCAGGCTGAGACGCGCGATAGAGCCTGATGACACGACCGCGCTGGACATCGTCGCCGGGATGGAGCAGTCCCTCACCGGTGCCAGTCGCCAGTTGCGCGAGCTACTGAACAACTTCCGTCTTACCGTCGCCCCCGCCAGCCTGGCGCACGCACTGGAACAGGCCGTCGCCCCGCTTCACCAGCAAAGCAGCGCACATATCACTTTAGCCTGTCAGTTTAGCGGGCAGCTGGCGGCACAACAGCAAATTCATGTCGTGCACATCGTACGTGAAGCGCTGGTTAATGCCGTTCGTCACGCCTCCGCCACGGAAATCAGCGTCGGCAGCAGGCCATTACCCCAAGGCGGCATCGCTATTACGATAAAAGACAACGGCGTCGGCATTGCCAGCCTGGAAGAGCCGGACGGGCATCACGGCCTGAATATCATGAATGAACGTGCCGCACGTTTAAACGGCACGCTGTTAATTGAACGACATGCGAAAGGAGGTACCAGCGTATCTTTGCACTTTACCCCGATGACTGAGATCTTTTAA
- a CDS encoding DUF1471 domain-containing protein, producing MNKKLSAPIVATLLAVTSFSTLAATQVNESQASSLHSMGTVSISGARGTLDDATHKLAKKADAMGASSYRIIGVTNPADSSLWFGNAEIYR from the coding sequence ATGAACAAAAAATTATCTGCTCCGATCGTAGCCACTCTGCTTGCTGTTACGTCATTCTCAACGCTGGCCGCTACTCAGGTTAATGAGAGCCAGGCCAGCAGTTTGCATAGTATGGGCACCGTGTCGATATCCGGTGCCAGAGGCACTTTAGATGACGCTACCCATAAGCTAGCCAAGAAAGCCGATGCGATGGGGGCCAGCAGCTACCGGATTATCGGGGTGACTAATCCTGCTGATTCCAGTCTGTGGTTCGGCAACGCCGAGATCTACCGCTAA